A part of Miscanthus floridulus cultivar M001 chromosome 6, ASM1932011v1, whole genome shotgun sequence genomic DNA contains:
- the LOC136457981 gene encoding uncharacterized protein, producing MAARRLAAASCHALRRAVHDRLRAVEQQLRACHRSLAGASSSTSPVAALGALMLLCVAAAAFPRATAFFLPLVASTSLCCAAACLFAAAERGAAKEAAVEVVLVGGEGKAEAGLLQVIGEANASAYVDGVQVGCFVRRSAKLGVDEDGEEVVFAGTLAPCAAGFGVGADAGGGQRRGALEEELAALRVDRLAEGVWDSYFGGWSRWHHIDAAVS from the coding sequence ATGGCCGCTCGCAGACTCGCCGCCGCCAGCTGCCACGCTCTGCGCAGAGCGGTCCACGACAGGCTCCGCGCCGTTGAGCAGCAGCTGCGGGCGTGCCACCGTTCCCTCGCCGGCGCGTCCTCTTCGACGTCGCCCGTGGCCGCGCTCGGCGCGCTCATGCTCCTCTGCGTCGCCGCGGCGGCGTTCCCGCGAGCCACGGCCTTCTTCCTGCCGCTGGTGGCCTCCACGTCCCTCTGCTGCGCGGCGGCGTGCCTGTTCGCCGCGGCGGAGCGGGGCGCGGCCAAGGAGGCCGCCGTGGAGGTCGTGCTCGTGGGCGGCGAAGGGAAGGCCGAGGCCGGGCTGCTGCAGGTGATCGGCGAGGCCAACGCCAGCGCCTACGTCGACGGCGTCCAGGTGGGATGCTTCGTGCGCAGGTCCGCGAAGCTGGGCGTGGACGAGGACGGCGAGGAGGTCGTCTTCGCCGGCACGCTGGCGCCCTGCGCGGCGGGCTTCGGCGTCGGCGCCGATGCCGGCGGCGGGCAGCGGCGCGGCGCGCTGGAGGAGGAGCTCGCGGCGCTGCGGGTGGACAGGCTGGCCGAGGGCGTCTGGGACAGCTACTTCGGCGGGTGGTCCAGGTGGCACCACATCGACGCCGCAGTCTCCTGA